Sequence from the Ereboglobus luteus genome:
CCGAAGCGCAACTTCGCCATATGGGACAGCATCCTCTACGAAAAAGTCCGCTTCGAGCCCAACATCGACCTCATGCTCAACTGCTCCTGCTGCCAGGCGGAAATGGACGGCAAGACCATCAAAAGCATCACCGGCTACCAAACCACCACGCAACGCTGGCACAAAGTCAGCGCGCCGATCTTCATCGACTGCTCGGGCGACAGCATCCTCGCCCCGCTCACCGGCGCCGATTACCGCTTCGGACGCGAAGCCGCCGAGGAATTCGGCGAGGAGTTCGCCGTGGCCAAGGCCGACAAAAAAACAATGGGCATGAGCATCTTGTTTCAAGTGCGCGAAACCGAGCACCCCGTCAGCTTCACACCCCCCAAATGGGCTCACGTTTTCAAGACCGACGCGGAAATGAAAAACAAGCCCCACAACATCTACGCCATCAACACCAACCTCTACTGGGTCGAGCTCGGCGGCGAGCAAGACGGCATCGGCGACACCGAGGAAATCCGCGACGAACTTCTCAAAATCGCCTTCGGCGTCTGGGACCACATCAAAAATTGGTGCCCGCAGAAAAACGCCGCGAACTGGGAGCTCGAATGGATGGGCTTCCTTCCCGGCAAACGCGAAAGCCGCCGCTACATCGGCGACTACATGCTCAAGCAGCAGGACGTTGAAAACCACCCCGTCTTCCCCGACACCATCGCCTACGGCGGATGGCAGATCGACGACCACCTCCCGGGCGGCTTCGCGATGGACTCCGTTGACGGCGAAAAACACCTCCGCAAACGCCGTCTCTCCGAGCCCTACACGATCCCCTACCGCTCGATCTACTCGAAGAACATCAAGAACCTCATGTTTGCCGGGCGCAACATCAGCGCCACGCACGTCGGCATCGCGACCACCCGCGTCATGGGCACCTGCGGCATCCTCGGGCAGGCCGCCGGCACCGCCGCCTGGATTGCCGTGCAAAACAAACTCACCCCGCGCGAGGTCGGAAAAACCAAAATCCGCGAAATCCAAGCCGCGCTCATGGAGGACGACTGCTTCCTCCCCGGCTTCAAGCGCGAAATCTCCCCGCTCTCCAAGCAAGCCGAGCTGAGCTGCGACTACGGCGACTGCTCGCAACTGCACAACGGCATCGACCGCCGCATCTGGGGCCGCGACAACGGTTACTACGGCAAAACCAAAAAAGCGATCACCTACACCTTCAAGAAACCGACCAAAATCTCGCAAGTGCGCCTCGTCTTCGACAGCGACCTGAATCGCGAACACACGGGCGGCAATCCCGACGGCGTCCTGACCTCGTGGGTGATGTTCCACCCGCTCTCGCACAACAAGACGAGCTTCGGCTTCCCCGGCTGCATGATAAAATCCTACCGCATCGAGGCGCGTGTCGGCGGCGAGTGGAAAACCGTTTTCGAGACCGACGAAAACTACCACCGCTTCATCCGCCTCGATGTCAACGTCACCGCCGACGCCGTGCGCTTCATTCCGTTCGCCACGCACATGAGCGCGAAAAAAATCAACGACTACGGCAGCTCCACCGCCCACCTGTTTGCGTTTGAGGTGAGGTGATCCGCAATGTCGGACTTTCATGGGGTAGGGCGAAGCCTCCGGCTGAGCCGAGCCCACCCGCATCCATGTATTGGTCTTAACTTGCATCGACTTAATTCGATTTAAGTCGATGCTTCACGGCTCAGCCGGAGGCTTCGCCCTACCCAAAGTCCCGAAAACCCAGCCATGAACACCCGCCCAAACTCCGACCATCCCACCCGCCGTGACTTCATCACCAGCGCCGCCGCGCTTACCGGCCTGTTCCTGCTTCCCCCGCGCTCCGCGCCACGCGCACCCCGCCCAAGCCCGTCTTCGTTGCAGGCAAAAACGGCGGCATCTTCAGCGGTCCCAACACGCCGCAAAACCCGCGATTCATCGCGCATCGCGGCAGCCATTCGCTCGCGCCGGAAAACTCGCTGCCCGCGCTGGAGGGAGCCGCCAAGCGAGGCTTCTGGGCCGTCGAAAGCGACGTGCGCCGCACCAAGGACGGCATCCTCGTCTGCCACCACGACGCCACGCTCAAAAAAATGTTCGGCGTCAACGAGCGCGTTGCAAACCTGACATGGGGCGAAATCAAAAAACTCACCTACACCCGCGGAAATGGACGCGAGAATTATCCCGCCGCGCGCCTCCGCATGCCGCTCTTCGCCGAGTATATTGAAATCTGCCGCGACCACGGAAGCGTCCCTTTCATCGAGATAAAAGACGACGTGACCGACGAGGTCATCCGCATGGTGCGCGACATGAAAATGGAGGAGCGCTCGGTCATATCGAGCAGCAAGTTCCCTCACATTGAGGCGGCGCGCGCGGCGAGCAAAAAAGTGTTCCTGCATCACATATTCAGCGACGAGGAGCACATGCAAAAACTCGTCCGCCTCGGCCACGCCGGCGTCTCGCACAAGCGCACCGAACTTGACGACATCTCCGCCGCGCTGGTCGAAAAAACGCACGCCCTCGGACTCCGCGTCTGCCTCCGCGCCGGCGACACAAAGGAAACCGTCCTCAAAATGCTCGAAATGGGCCTCGACTACATCCCCACCAACGCGATCTTGAAAATGTGACCCGTAGGGCGTCGCTTGCGGCGCCTGGTTTGCATCCGTGAAAATTCGCACAATGCCAGGCCACTGCGGACTCGTGGGCGTGGTCAAAAACAAACCGAAAAAATCCTTTTGGATTACGGACCTCAAACCTCCTTATTTTTGTATTTTATCTGTATTTATCCGCGTCCATCTGTGTTCATCTGCGGTTAAAAAACGAATAACAACACGCGCACCCATATGAAGCCGAAACCCCGCAAAACCAAACCGACAAACACTCCGCCCGCCAACGACGACACACACTCGCGCCGCGCCTTTTTATCCGGTTGCGCCAAGGGCATCGGCGGAGTCGCCGTCGCGGGACTCGCCGCGCCCTCGCTCCTCGCGACTCCCGCCGAAGCATCGCGACAAGCCGCCGCCCCCGTCGTCGGCGAATACGACGTGGTTGTTTGCGGTGGCGGTCCCGCCGGCTTCATCGCCGCCGTTGCCGCCGCGCGGGGCGGCGCGCGCACCGCCCTTGTCGAACGCTACGGCTTTCTCGGCGGCATGGCCACGGCCGGCCTCGTTTCCCCCATCAGCGTCTTCAACCTCAACGGACGTCGTGTCATCGGCGGCACGCCTTGGGAATTTATCGAAAAACTCTCCGCCATCGGCGGCGCCGGAGTGGACCTCCCCCGGGGCAATGTCACCTTCTGCCCGGAAAAATACAAACTCGTTGCCCAGCGCATGGTCATTGATGCCGGCGTCACCCTTTACCTTCACAGCTACCTGACAGACTGCCGCCAAAACGGCCGCGCCCTCTCGCACGTCGTCATCGAAAACAAAAACGGCGCCCAAACCCTCGCCGCGAAATATTTCATCGACTGCACCGGCGACGCCGACCTCGCCCTCCGCGCCGGCGTCCCCATGCAGCCCGCCCCGGAAAACCTTCAGCCCGCCTCCCTTATTTTTATGCTCGGCAACGTGGACACCGACGCCATTCCGCCAAACCGTCTCCGTCACGGACTCCCCGGATCGCAGGACACTGACTTCCGCGCCATTCTCCAAAAACTCTCCAAGACCCAAAAAATTCCCCTCTTCGGCGGCCCCTGGTATAACAGCACCCTGGCCAAGGGTGTTGTCGTTGTGAACATAACACGAACCGCCGCCAACATGGCCGACAACCGCGAGGCCACCGAAGCCGAGTGCCTGCTGCGTGAGGATGTGCACACCTTCGTTGACCTGCTCCGCAAACACGCCCCGGCCTTCCGTGACGCCACGCTTCTCACCACCGCCACGCAAACAGGCATCCGCGAAACCCGCCGCATCCTCGGCGCGCACACGCTCACCGGCGACGAATACCTCGCCGCAACCAAGTTCCCCGACACCATCGCCCGCGGCTGCCACCCCGTTGATATTCACTCAAGCAACAGCGCCCGTCAGCGCGCCGAATACCTCAAGCAACCCGGCAACGTCCCCTATCGCTGCCTGCACTCCCCCGGGTTTCCGAATCTTCTCGTCGCTGGACGCCCCTTTTCCGGAGATGAAGTCGCCTCCGCCTCCGTCCGTGTCCAAGCCTCCGCCATGTGTCTCGGCCAAGCGGCCGGTGCCGCCGCCGCCCTCTGCCTTGCCGATAATCGCGATGTCTCCCAAGTAAACATCGGCCGCCTCCGCGAAACGCTCATCCAGTCCGGCGCCATCCTGGACTAAACTTCGGACATGCTCCAAAAACTAAGCCAAACCAACCGCGGTTAAAAAACGAATGCCGGCACGCGCACCGATATAAGCCGAAACCCCGCAAAGCCAAACCGGCAAGCACTCGTGACGCGCCTTTTTGTTCGCTTGCTCCAAGGGCATCAGCGGAGTCGCCACCATCCCATCGTTTTTCGCCATAACCAGCGCAATTTGGGGCTTTGCGCGCGCGCGGTTTGGTGTTCAATTCGCGTGCTATGTTTACCGGTATCGTTGAAGAAAAAGGTCGTGTCGTTTCGTTTGTTCAGGGCAGTGCCTCGTGGCGCTTAAAGCTGTCCGCAAAAACCGTCATCGAGGGCGTCGCGCACGGCGACAGCATTGCGGTCAACGGCTGCTGCCTCACGGTCACCGATTTCGACGCTGCGGCGGGAACGGTGGAGTTCGACGTGCTCGAGGAGACGCGCCGCCTCACGAGTTTTTCGGCGCTCAACGCGGGTTCCGCGGTGAACCTTGAGCGCAGCCTGCGTTTTGACGGAAAGGTCGGCGGGCATTTTGTCACCGGCCACATCGACGGGCTTGGTGTGATTGAGATTTTTGAGAAGCGCGGCAACGACTACTACATGCGCGTTCGCGCCCCGAAGGGCAATGGCCGCTACCTCGTGAGCAAGGGCAGCATCGCGATCGACGGTATTTCGCTGACGGTCGCCGAGGTTGAGGATGACTCGTTTGCGGTGTGGCTCATCCCGACGACGATCAACGTGACCAATCTTTCGGAAAAACACTCCGGCGATCCGGTGAACCTGGAGTTCGACCTGCTCGGCAAATACGTCGAGAAGCTGACCGCGTTTCACTCTGGACGCGCCGGTTGATCGGGCGCACAAACGACACCGACCCATGCACGCCACACTCAACGCGATCGCCGACGAACTCCGCCGCCTCAAGGCAAGCGGCGTGAAGGATGTCGTCGTGTCGAGCGAGACGATGGTGGCGTTGCGCAACGCGGTCGAGACGCGCGCGCCGAAAACGCAGCCGGAACAACCTCAGGTCGCGCCCGCGCCGGTTGTTTACTCGCAACTGCGCCAGCCCGCGGCGCGGCACACCGCGCCCAAAAAAACCGAGCCGAAACTGCCGCCCCCGCCGGCGGTCACGCTGCCCGAGGGCGACAAGAAAACGCGCTGGGACGCGCTGCTCAACATGGTGACGACCAACCCCGTCTGCCTTGAGCGCGTGCGGCCCGGAAAAAAAGTCGTGCTTGGCGTGGGCAATCTCGACGCGAAAATATTTTTCTGCGGCGAGGCTCCGGGAGCGGAGGAGGAAATCAAGGGCGAGCCGTTTGTCGGGCCCGCGGGGCAGCTGCTCACGAAAATGATTCAGGCGATGGGCGTGAAGCGCGAGGATGTTTACATCGGCAACATCATGAACTGGCGTCCGGATTTGCCAACGCCGCCCGGCCGCGAGCAAATCGGCAACCGCCCGCCTACCGAGGAGGAGATGCTTTACTGCATGCCGTATCTGCGCGCGCAACTGGAGGTCGTGAATCCCGAATTGATCGTCGCGCTCGGGGCGACGGCGGCGAAGGCGCTGCTTGGTTTCGACAGCTTTACGACGCTCGGTTCGATACGCGGTCAGTGGAAGGAGTTCGAGGGCAAGCCGCTCATGGTCACATATCATCCATCATTCATTTTGCGCACCCCGACCAACCGCACCAAACGCACGGTGTGGGAGGATTTCTTGAAGGTCATGGAAAAGGCGAACATGCCGATCACGGACAAGCAGCGTGGATATTTTTTGGGGAAGTAAGCGCCGTTTCGAACGCGACTCGTTGGAGGCAGCGTAGGGTTTTTCAATAACCGCACTTTGGCAATTTGCCCGGTCGATGATATCGTATGGCCACTCAAACGGGCCTTTGTTTCACAAGGCGTGAAATAATAAGTAAGTCGTAAAAACGCTACGTGAGAGCGGTTTGGGCATGGCGTTTTTCATGGATTGTCCCGGCGCGTAACCTTTTTTCCGAATCGCGGTCTGTTTCGTTTTTGATTTTCCACACAACCATGTTGTCTCGATTCAGATGTCAGGTGCTTTTGCGCGCAATAAGCGCGGTTTTGTGCGGCGTTGTCATGACGGCCGCCGCATCGTCGGCCGTTGCACAGGATGCGTTTGATTTTGAAAAATTGCAGGAGCGTGCCGCCGCGATGGCTGCCAAGCCTTACGTCGCTCCGCCATCGCGCGTGCCGGAGGCCTTGAGGCGGCTGAATTACGACGAATACCGGCAGATCGCCTACAGGGCGGATCATGCGTTGTGGGTGCGCGATGATATTCCGTTTCGCATGCAGTTTTTTCATCCGGGGTTCATCCAGTTGCACACGGTGCGGATCAACGAGGTCGTTGACGGCAGGGCGGCGCGGATTCCGTTTTCGGCGGAGGCGTTTGACTATCGCGGCGCGGCGCAGGCCGCCGGTTCCGGTCTTCCGGCGGACATGGGGTTCAGTGGATTGCGCGTGCACAACCAGCTCAACAAGCCCGGCGTGTGGGACGACTTGATTGTGTTTCAGGGCGCGAGTTATTTCCGCGCGCTGGCTAAGGGCTCGCATTACGGGCTTTCCGCGCGAGGGCTGGCAATCGACACCGCCGGGCCGGGCGGCGAGGAGTTTCCGGTATTCGAGGAATTCTGGGTCGAGCGTCCCATGGCGAATGCGAAGGGTCTGCGCGTGTGGGCGCTCATGGACAGCCCGAGCGTGACGGGCGCGTATCAGTTTTTGATCAAGCCGGGCGGCGTCACCCTGATTGAGGTTAACGCGGTGATTTACCGGCGCGCGGCGAAGGCGGAGGGGCGGCAGGTTTTCGGAATCGCGCCGCTCACGAGCATGTTTTGGTTCGGCAAATCGAGCGCGTCGCATCCGGATGATTTGCGTCCGGAGGTGCACGACTCGGACGGGCTTTCGCTGCACACGGGAACGGGCGAGTGGCTGTGGCGTCCGCTCGACAACCCGCGCGCGATGAGTGTTTCCAGCTTCTCGGACGAGAATCCGCGCGGCTTCGGGTTGATGCAACGCGAGCGCGATTTTGAAAATTACCATGACATCGAGGCGGCGTATCATTTGCGGCCGAGCGTGTGGGTGGAGCCGGTTGGCGACTGGGGCAGGGGAGAGGTGCGCCTTGTTGAGTTGCCCACGCCGGACGAGACCAACGACAACATCGTCGCCTTTTGGTCGCCCTTCACGCTGCCACCCGCGGGCGAGCCGTTGCGCGTGTCGTATCGGATGCACTGGTTCAACGAGGCCGGCGGAAACACGCCCGCGCCCCGGACGGGAATTGTCGTTTCCACGCGCCAGGGAAGATCGTTTACGCACGAAACAAATCTGCGGCGGTTCTGGGTCGATTATGGCGGCGACGCTCTGGCGAAGCTGTCCGCCGGGGAAAAGGTGGAGGCGGTTGTGACCGTGGGCGACGGTGCGAGGGTCGCGCATGTGAGCGCGGAAAAAAATCCCCACAACAACACGTGGCGCGCCGCGTTTGCCATCGAGCCCGACGGTTCCGGAAAGCCCGTGGAACTGCGGTGCTTCCTGCGCAACAACCGCGGCGGGGCGCTCACCGAAACATGGAGTTACCTGTGGAATCCGGAGACGCGATGAACGACCTGCTGCCGGAGGGATTTCGCCCGCGCACCGGCTCAATCGAGGCCTGGAACGCCGCCTATGCGCGCGTGGAGGATTATCTGCGCGCGCACCGGATTCACTCGCGCCTGCACCAGAGCCGGTTGATTCAGGCGATTCTCGAGCACGCCGCGAAACGCCATGAGCGGAATCCCTCGCTTGATCCCACCACGCTTGCCGCCGTGGAAACCGAAGCGTGGATGGATCGCTGGTTCGGCGCGGTGTTCGCGGGCTGCGACGTTCCTGGGGAGCGGCTGGCGGCGACGGGCCGCGTGGCGCTGCTGCTCACGAACGGCGCGACCAAGTGGCCGTATTCATTCCTGGATACAGGCGAAATCCCGGAGGAGTTCGCGAGGACCATGCGCGAGAGCTCGATCACGGCGGGGCCGAACATGGCGGTGTCGAACATGGTGCCGAGGCCGATTGACCTGGGCGTGATCACCGGGGCGGCGGGCGAGACATTGGAGCGCATGGAGCGCTGGCCGGTTTTGAAAACATGCGCGCTCTGGATTTTTTTCGCGGCGGTCTTCGCGGGCATCTTTTTGTTCACCCGATAAGGCGGGTTTTTATCGCATGACAATAACTCCGCACGAACTGAACGCTCCTCGAAAAATTGCGCGCCGCAGGCGTGTGTTTTTCACGCTCGTCTTCATGATCACGGGCGCCGCGACGTGGCTCATGGCCGATCTGTTCTGGCGTTTCGACGGGCGGCTCACCCCGCTGGAGTGCGCGATGCTTGTGTTGTTTGTGATTTTGTTTGCGCAGATCGCTCTGGGGTTTGTGACGGCGCTGACCGGCTTTGTCATCTCGATCCGGGGCGGGGATCGCCG
This genomic interval carries:
- a CDS encoding FAD-dependent oxidoreductase; this encodes MKPASKPTRKAPLLPTSRRSFFKEAAAAAGVLMLPGSTVLHGQNLSSYETGGFISKDGKLDTHEHQVDLCVVGAGLAGMCAAIAAARRGAKVALMHDRPVLGGNASSEIRQWIVGAGTRVRDLQETGIMEEILVENMYRNPKRNFAIWDSILYEKVRFEPNIDLMLNCSCCQAEMDGKTIKSITGYQTTTQRWHKVSAPIFIDCSGDSILAPLTGADYRFGREAAEEFGEEFAVAKADKKTMGMSILFQVRETEHPVSFTPPKWAHVFKTDAEMKNKPHNIYAINTNLYWVELGGEQDGIGDTEEIRDELLKIAFGVWDHIKNWCPQKNAANWELEWMGFLPGKRESRRYIGDYMLKQQDVENHPVFPDTIAYGGWQIDDHLPGGFAMDSVDGEKHLRKRRLSEPYTIPYRSIYSKNIKNLMFAGRNISATHVGIATTRVMGTCGILGQAAGTAAWIAVQNKLTPREVGKTKIREIQAALMEDDCFLPGFKREISPLSKQAELSCDYGDCSQLHNGIDRRIWGRDNGYYGKTKKAITYTFKKPTKISQVRLVFDSDLNREHTGGNPDGVLTSWVMFHPLSHNKTSFGFPGCMIKSYRIEARVGGEWKTVFETDENYHRFIRLDVNVTADAVRFIPFATHMSAKKINDYGSSTAHLFAFEVR
- a CDS encoding glycerophosphodiester phosphodiesterase, which translates into the protein MAHRGSHSLAPENSLPALEGAAKRGFWAVESDVRRTKDGILVCHHDATLKKMFGVNERVANLTWGEIKKLTYTRGNGRENYPAARLRMPLFAEYIEICRDHGSVPFIEIKDDVTDEVIRMVRDMKMEERSVISSSKFPHIEAARAASKKVFLHHIFSDEEHMQKLVRLGHAGVSHKRTELDDISAALVEKTHALGLRVCLRAGDTKETVLKMLEMGLDYIPTNAILKM
- a CDS encoding FAD-dependent oxidoreductase, whose protein sequence is MKPKPRKTKPTNTPPANDDTHSRRAFLSGCAKGIGGVAVAGLAAPSLLATPAEASRQAAAPVVGEYDVVVCGGGPAGFIAAVAAARGGARTALVERYGFLGGMATAGLVSPISVFNLNGRRVIGGTPWEFIEKLSAIGGAGVDLPRGNVTFCPEKYKLVAQRMVIDAGVTLYLHSYLTDCRQNGRALSHVVIENKNGAQTLAAKYFIDCTGDADLALRAGVPMQPAPENLQPASLIFMLGNVDTDAIPPNRLRHGLPGSQDTDFRAILQKLSKTQKIPLFGGPWYNSTLAKGVVVVNITRTAANMADNREATEAECLLREDVHTFVDLLRKHAPAFRDATLLTTATQTGIRETRRILGAHTLTGDEYLAATKFPDTIARGCHPVDIHSSNSARQRAEYLKQPGNVPYRCLHSPGFPNLLVAGRPFSGDEVASASVRVQASAMCLGQAAGAAAALCLADNRDVSQVNIGRLRETLIQSGAILD
- a CDS encoding riboflavin synthase, yielding MFTGIVEEKGRVVSFVQGSASWRLKLSAKTVIEGVAHGDSIAVNGCCLTVTDFDAAAGTVEFDVLEETRRLTSFSALNAGSAVNLERSLRFDGKVGGHFVTGHIDGLGVIEIFEKRGNDYYMRVRAPKGNGRYLVSKGSIAIDGISLTVAEVEDDSFAVWLIPTTINVTNLSEKHSGDPVNLEFDLLGKYVEKLTAFHSGRAG
- a CDS encoding uracil-DNA glycosylase, producing MHATLNAIADELRRLKASGVKDVVVSSETMVALRNAVETRAPKTQPEQPQVAPAPVVYSQLRQPAARHTAPKKTEPKLPPPPAVTLPEGDKKTRWDALLNMVTTNPVCLERVRPGKKVVLGVGNLDAKIFFCGEAPGAEEEIKGEPFVGPAGQLLTKMIQAMGVKREDVYIGNIMNWRPDLPTPPGREQIGNRPPTEEEMLYCMPYLRAQLEVVNPELIVALGATAAKALLGFDSFTTLGSIRGQWKEFEGKPLMVTYHPSFILRTPTNRTKRTVWEDFLKVMEKANMPITDKQRGYFLGK
- a CDS encoding glucan biosynthesis protein, with the translated sequence MTAAASSAVAQDAFDFEKLQERAAAMAAKPYVAPPSRVPEALRRLNYDEYRQIAYRADHALWVRDDIPFRMQFFHPGFIQLHTVRINEVVDGRAARIPFSAEAFDYRGAAQAAGSGLPADMGFSGLRVHNQLNKPGVWDDLIVFQGASYFRALAKGSHYGLSARGLAIDTAGPGGEEFPVFEEFWVERPMANAKGLRVWALMDSPSVTGAYQFLIKPGGVTLIEVNAVIYRRAAKAEGRQVFGIAPLTSMFWFGKSSASHPDDLRPEVHDSDGLSLHTGTGEWLWRPLDNPRAMSVSSFSDENPRGFGLMQRERDFENYHDIEAAYHLRPSVWVEPVGDWGRGEVRLVELPTPDETNDNIVAFWSPFTLPPAGEPLRVSYRMHWFNEAGGNTPAPRTGIVVSTRQGRSFTHETNLRRFWVDYGGDALAKLSAGEKVEAVVTVGDGARVAHVSAEKNPHNNTWRAAFAIEPDGSGKPVELRCFLRNNRGGALTETWSYLWNPETR